From a region of the Candidatus Woesearchaeota archaeon genome:
- a CDS encoding class I SAM-dependent methyltransferase, producing the protein MVKLTPTIVEHYQELFDLGKPGDLFKDPSVAQRYEQDAAAVFGKELAGYDDEIDGVLNITTYSPDDTIVDLGCGTGLSTRRILEKNPRKVIGIDFSEAMLAEAGKKFEHEPKIELKIGNAEELSDLVQEVDKVVSVAVFKYFPDLDKVLPQIYAVLKPEGEYVFSVPIIDQEHPSLERSFLKTVEEVLLDMFGKKVELPCPNTGQEPKYAKQDLETKVRRNGFTLKVYKEVPLAYSKNNLMTMYQNMLTYLEAGLEYSLSDKQKAQEITTRVREKLEHSYREDKEYVFGKEAYVCLVKR; encoded by the coding sequence ATGGTTAAACTGACACCAACAATAGTAGAACATTATCAAGAACTTTTTGATCTGGGTAAACCTGGAGATTTATTTAAAGATCCTTCAGTTGCGCAAAGATACGAACAGGATGCAGCTGCTGTATTTGGAAAAGAGCTTGCAGGTTATGATGATGAGATTGATGGAGTTTTAAATATTACAACATACTCCCCAGATGATACTATTGTTGATCTTGGTTGTGGAACTGGACTTTCTACAAGAAGAATTCTGGAAAAAAATCCAAGAAAAGTGATAGGTATTGATTTTTCTGAAGCAATGTTAGCTGAAGCAGGAAAAAAGTTTGAACATGAGCCAAAAATTGAACTTAAAATAGGTAATGCAGAAGAACTCTCTGATCTTGTTCAAGAAGTTGATAAAGTTGTTTCAGTAGCAGTTTTCAAGTATTTTCCAGATCTTGATAAAGTATTACCGCAGATTTATGCTGTACTTAAACCAGAAGGAGAGTATGTTTTTAGCGTACCTATTATTGATCAAGAACATCCATCACTTGAAAGATCATTTCTCAAGACTGTTGAAGAAGTACTTTTAGATATGTTTGGCAAAAAAGTGGAATTACCATGTCCAAATACAGGACAAGAACCAAAATATGCAAAACAAGATCTTGAAACAAAGGTACGCAGAAATGGATTTACTTTAAAAGTATATAAAGAAGTTCCTTTAGCTTATTCTAAGAATAATCTTATGACCATGTACCAGAATATGTTAACGTATCTTGAAGCTGGATTAGAATATAGTTTATCTGATAAACAAAAAGCACAAGAAATTACCACAAGAGTACGAGAGAAATTAGAACACAGTTATCGTGAAGATAAGGAATATGTATTTGGCAAAGAAGCATATGTTTGTTTGGTTAAAAGATAA
- a CDS encoding proteasome assembly chaperone family protein has product MALISLTKKPTNVIIVEGFPGFGLVGTITTEYLLQHLECELIGYHIFEELAATLTIHGGKILYPLSIYYNKKYNLVIIHSIISTSGIEWKLQKIIEDIAQQTKAKEIISLEGVGSTQPLRQPKSFYYTKHQPAAKKLSVLSEPLNEGIIIGITSALLLKTNSVPVVALFADTASSLPDSKAAAKLIELLHGYLGIDVDTKPLLEMAKKFEEKIKGLLEQSANVQEDAKKKQLSYVG; this is encoded by the coding sequence ATGGCTTTAATTAGTTTGACAAAAAAACCAACCAATGTTATTATTGTCGAAGGTTTTCCAGGGTTTGGCTTGGTTGGTACCATAACAACAGAATATCTTCTTCAGCATTTAGAATGTGAATTAATTGGATATCATATATTTGAAGAATTAGCTGCAACATTAACCATACACGGTGGTAAGATATTATATCCGTTAAGCATTTATTATAATAAAAAGTATAATCTGGTCATTATTCATTCAATTATAAGCACTTCTGGCATAGAATGGAAATTACAGAAAATTATAGAAGATATTGCTCAACAAACAAAAGCAAAAGAAATTATCAGTTTGGAAGGTGTTGGTTCAACACAGCCATTACGCCAGCCAAAATCATTTTATTATACCAAGCATCAGCCAGCAGCAAAAAAATTATCTGTTTTATCTGAACCATTAAACGAAGGGATTATTATTGGAATAACATCAGCTTTATTGTTAAAAACAAATAGTGTTCCTGTGGTAGCCTTATTTGCAGATACAGCAAGTTCTCTTCCTGACAGCAAAGCAGCAGCTAAATTAATTGAGTTATTGCATGGTTATCTTGGCATAGATGTTGATACAAAACCATTATTGGAAATGGCAAAGAAATTTGAAGAAAAAATAAAAGGACTTCTTGAACAATCAGCAAATGTACAAGAAGATGCTAAGAAAAAGCAATTGAGTTATGTTGGATAG